Proteins from a single region of Patescibacteria group bacterium:
- a CDS encoding O-antigen ligase family protein: protein MRLIKYLNIAIEVCLLLIIGLSPVFFQCLTYRCWETNQLFLIQVLIELATLFWLLKVIFGWRPSRLSLKLILPAFLFLFALSLATIFSQSPRLSFLGSYARKMGLITWIHYFLFFLVFISEIRRSTQIKRILLVILISAGLVCLYGFLQILGLDIIDWGLNNATIGYRIFSSLGQPIFLGQWLLLVLPLVFFCFYYFKSASARLPIGFLIVSIFISLLLTLSRAAWMGLVAELFCFLLLWIWSRGNKRKTILWFLIIATVLLLWSWAASLPWHPQKALEPPILDRLVSFVFLQRAITGHTRLLAWQAAIDQISQKPLLGYGQEIFGLHAVKYYQPDNAIYEAINSYPDRAHNDILDTLLIAGLLGLIAYFYLLITFFWQVLGFLKNKLKDGPRAYALIGAVLLGLIGYLVALQFGFHVVQTGLYFWLYLALIYAVTINLDKDFSEDYYLQNIKIDFKRIVISIILFLITIFFIWQFSAKMIMADWYYKQAIVSIRSQKISQGIDYYYKAINRQPEESYYRESFARDLLDLTYSVPEKNKDERIKLFSLAIQIIDDIPANQISFEAQAYRARLRALKAEDSQKLDDFQVAEQDLGRLISLSPKMAVLYYDWCRLKFYEKRLDEATDKCNTALSLYPDLATPQLGPTQRLEITNEEGLVKEQLAEIYMDQRNYDQALIVYQEILKLNPRKYNIYKKIADIYYLRHDLNSAIGYNLHGMVLNPGDFNWPWAVALLYYEKGSLQMARDYAQQALKLKPDAQTIKIFLERLK from the coding sequence ATGAGATTAATAAAATATTTAAATATTGCTATAGAAGTCTGTTTGTTGTTAATCATTGGCTTAAGCCCGGTCTTTTTCCAGTGTTTAACATATCGCTGCTGGGAAACAAACCAGCTTTTTTTAATCCAAGTTTTAATTGAGCTAGCAACGTTGTTTTGGTTATTAAAGGTTATCTTCGGTTGGCGCCCGTCAAGGTTATCTTTAAAATTAATCTTACCGGCCTTTTTGTTTTTGTTCGCCTTATCTCTGGCGACAATTTTTTCGCAATCGCCGCGATTAAGTTTTCTGGGCAGCTATGCCAGAAAGATGGGATTAATCACCTGGATACATTATTTTTTGTTTTTTCTAGTATTTATTTCCGAGATAAGGAGATCAACACAAATTAAAAGAATTTTATTAGTAATTTTAATTTCTGCCGGCCTGGTTTGTTTGTATGGATTTTTGCAGATTTTAGGATTAGATATTATTGATTGGGGTCTTAATAACGCGACGATAGGTTATAGAATATTTTCTTCTTTAGGCCAACCAATTTTTTTGGGCCAATGGCTGCTGCTGGTTCTGCCGTTAGTGTTTTTTTGTTTTTATTATTTCAAATCCGCTTCGGCGCGTTTACCCATAGGTTTTTTGATTGTTAGTATATTTATTTCTTTGTTATTAACCTTATCACGAGCCGCTTGGATGGGCCTAGTGGCAGAGCTTTTTTGTTTTTTGTTGCTTTGGATATGGTCTCGGGGCAACAAAAGAAAAACTATTTTATGGTTTTTAATAATTGCGACAGTTTTACTGCTATGGTCATGGGCCGCTAGTTTACCCTGGCATCCTCAAAAAGCCTTAGAACCACCAATTTTAGACCGTTTAGTAAGCTTTGTTTTTTTGCAAAGGGCGATTACCGGCCACACTCGTTTACTTGCCTGGCAGGCAGCCATAGACCAAATTAGCCAAAAGCCTCTCTTGGGCTACGGTCAAGAAATTTTTGGTTTACATGCCGTCAAATACTACCAACCTGATAATGCGATTTATGAGGCTATTAATAGTTATCCCGATAGGGCTCATAATGATATTTTGGATACATTATTAATAGCCGGACTTTTGGGTTTAATAGCATATTTTTATTTACTTATTACTTTTTTTTGGCAAGTTCTTGGGTTTCTTAAAAATAAACTTAAAGACGGGCCTCGCGCTTATGCCTTAATCGGCGCTGTTTTATTGGGATTGATAGGCTATCTAGTGGCTTTACAGTTTGGCTTTCACGTCGTGCAAACCGGCTTATATTTTTGGCTTTATTTGGCGCTGATTTATGCTGTCACTATAAACCTGGATAAAGATTTTAGTGAAGATTATTATTTACAAAATATAAAAATAGATTTTAAGAGGATTGTTATTTCTATAATCCTATTTCTCATTACTATATTTTTTATTTGGCAATTCAGCGCCAAAATGATTATGGCTGATTGGTATTACAAACAGGCCATTGTCTCTATTCGCAGTCAAAAAATTTCCCAAGGCATTGATTATTATTATAAAGCTATAAATCGACAACCAGAAGAATCTTATTACCGAGAAAGTTTTGCCAGGGATCTATTAGATCTTACCTATTCGGTGCCGGAAAAAAATAAAGATGAGCGAATAAAACTATTTAGTTTAGCTATTCAAATTATTGATGACATTCCCGCCAATCAAATCAGCTTCGAAGCTCAGGCTTATCGGGCCAGATTGCGCGCCCTAAAAGCCGAAGACAGTCAAAAGTTAGACGATTTTCAGGTTGCCGAGCAAGATCTTGGCCGCTTAATTTCGCTTTCACCCAAGATGGCGGTTTTATATTATGATTGGTGCCGATTAAAGTTTTATGAAAAGCGTTTAGATGAGGCAACAGATAAGTGCAATACGGCCCTTAGTCTTTATCCTGATTTAGCTACGCCGCAACTTGGGCCAACCCAGCGATTAGAGATTACTAATGAAGAGGGTCTAGTAAAAGAGCAACTGGCTGAAATTTATATGGATCAACGCAACTATGATCAAGCCTTGATTGTTTATCAGGAAATTTTGAAGTTAAATCCGCGAAAATATAATATTTATAAAAAAATCGCCGATATTTATTATTTACGTCACGATTTAAATTCAGCCATCGGTTATAATTTACACGGAATGGTTTTAAATCCAGGCGATTTTAATTGGCCGTGGGCCGTAGCTTTATTGTATTATGAAAAAGGAAGTCTTCAAATGGCTCGTGATTATGCCCAGCAGGCCCTAAAATTAAAACCAGATGCGCAGACCATAAAAATATTTTTAGAGCGATTAAAGTAA
- a CDS encoding class I SAM-dependent methyltransferase encodes MFLEEVLRRLRVNKIKKYIKNGAVVCDIGCGQSAFLLKSIKNSISKGYGFDKKIDNLKKDNLEICHSNLAKEINLPSNSIDVITLLAVLEHVEYPEDILKDCYRPLKDSGRIIITTPAPRSKNLLEFLAFKFNILSQEEIGSHLRYFNLSELKDLLIKLGFKIVKAQQFQFGFNNFIVAQK; translated from the coding sequence ATGTTCTTAGAAGAAGTCTTAAGAAGACTAAGGGTTAATAAGATTAAAAAATATATTAAAAATGGTGCAGTAGTTTGTGATATTGGTTGCGGCCAATCAGCCTTTCTTTTAAAGTCTATTAAGAATTCAATTTCGAAAGGTTACGGATTTGATAAAAAAATCGACAATCTCAAAAAAGACAATTTAGAAATTTGCCACAGTAATTTAGCCAAAGAAATTAACCTGCCGTCTAACTCTATTGACGTCATTACTCTTTTGGCGGTTCTAGAGCATGTTGAATACCCGGAAGATATCTTAAAGGACTGTTATCGACCTTTGAAAGATAGTGGTCGGATTATTATTACCACTCCAGCTCCCAGATCAAAAAATCTTTTAGAATTTTTAGCCTTTAAGTTTAATATTTTGAGCCAAGAAGAAATTGGCAGCCATCTCCGCTATTTTAATTTAAGCGAACTTAAAGATTTATTAATAAAATTAGGTTTTAAAATTGTTAAGGCACAACAATTTCAGTTTGGTTTTAATAATTTTATCGTGGCGCAAAAATAA
- a CDS encoding glycosyltransferase family 2 protein, which produces MKLSIIIPVYNERKTILDLLERIKAVKFDIDSEIIIIDDASTDGTREILKNVAQEEQNNYKIFFQEVNQGKGLALRRGFKEATGDIIAIQDADLEYNPQELPDLVRPISEGRAEVVYGSRFLTKHRPIYKIFYLGNRFLSFLFYLFYGHKINDPWTCYKVFKRNLIQSLELESNGFDLEIELTADFLKKKHKILEIPISYHPRLYKDGKKIKYTDGLRAIWAIAKYRYS; this is translated from the coding sequence ATGAAATTATCAATCATTATCCCGGTTTATAACGAGAGAAAAACGATTTTAGATTTACTTGAAAGAATTAAAGCTGTTAAATTTGATATTGATTCGGAAATAATAATTATTGACGATGCCTCTACTGATGGAACCAGAGAAATTTTAAAAAACGTTGCCCAAGAAGAGCAAAATAATTATAAAATATTTTTTCAAGAGGTTAATCAGGGCAAGGGGCTTGCTTTGCGTCGAGGATTTAAAGAAGCAACCGGCGATATTATTGCCATCCAAGATGCTGATTTAGAATATAATCCGCAAGAGTTGCCCGATCTTGTTAGGCCCATTTCAGAGGGCAGGGCTGAGGTGGTTTATGGTTCGCGTTTTTTAACCAAACATCGCCCGATTTATAAAATATTTTATTTAGGCAATCGTTTTTTGTCTTTTCTTTTTTATCTTTTTTATGGGCATAAAATCAACGACCCCTGGACCTGTTATAAAGTTTTTAAAAGAAATTTGATCCAAAGTTTAGAATTAGAGTCAAACGGGTTTGATTTAGAGATAGAACTAACAGCTGATTTTTTAAAGAAAAAACATAAAATTTTAGAAATACCAATTTCTTATCATCCGCGCCTTTATAAAGACGGCAAAAAGATAAAATATACCGATGGCCTAAGGGCTATTTGGGCCATTGCTAAATATAGGTATAGTTAA
- a CDS encoding prepilin peptidase yields the protein MILLFVFSFVIGLIMGSFLNCLIYRLYHKKSILGRSFCPRCSKKISWYDNVPVLSFFLLRRRCRSCRQKISWQYPLVELATGFLFLAAAYHQLASGSSDVVIYLLRDWLMIFALIFTFVYDLKFYIIEDTVLMPIAAVILFINLFLLKIYWLNIVLAGLGAGLFFIVQYLITRGKGIGLGDFRIGILLGVYFGWPNILAAILASYLIGSLIGLALILTRQKKWASQVPLGPFLVIGSLVTMFFGQKIIGWYLHTFL from the coding sequence ATGATTTTACTTTTCGTATTTTCTTTTGTCATCGGGTTGATAATGGGGAGCTTTTTAAACTGCCTCATTTATCGTTTGTATCATAAAAAAAGCATTTTAGGCAGGTCGTTTTGCCCTCGTTGTTCTAAAAAAATAAGTTGGTATGATAATGTTCCGGTTTTAAGCTTTTTTTTACTGCGACGCCGCTGCCGTTCTTGTCGGCAAAAAATTTCCTGGCAATATCCACTCGTGGAGCTTGCTACTGGTTTTTTATTTTTAGCGGCCGCTTATCATCAATTGGCTTCGGGGTCGAGCGATGTGGTAATTTATTTACTGCGCGACTGGTTGATGATTTTTGCGCTAATATTTACTTTTGTCTACGATCTTAAGTTTTATATTATAGAAGATACTGTTTTAATGCCGATCGCAGCTGTTATTTTATTTATTAATTTATTTTTATTAAAAATATACTGGTTGAATATTGTTTTAGCTGGCTTGGGGGCAGGCCTGTTCTTTATCGTCCAATATTTAATTACCCGTGGCAAAGGAATCGGCTTGGGAGACTTTCGCATCGGGATTTTATTGGGCGTTTATTTCGGATGGCCGAACATTTTGGCGGCGATTTTAGCTTCTTATCTGATCGGCAGCTTAATAGGCCTAGCCCTAATTCTTACTCGTCAAAAAAAATGGGCCTCTCAAGTTCCCTTGGGCCCCTTTTTGGTTATTGGAAGTTTGGTGACAATGTTTTTTGGCCAAAAAATCATAGGTTGGTATTTGCATACTTTTTTATAA
- a CDS encoding prepilin-type N-terminal cleavage/methylation domain-containing protein, with amino-acid sequence MRHNKKGFTLIELLVVVAIIGLLAAMAVIALSNARAKARDARRVSDVRQVQTALEMYFLDNNAYPNITGGTNTGTIEGKCLSSISGWSAAPCTGTTYMAVAPSNPTPVNDGSCPSTGVGAVYTYSYDNSGASYTIKYCLGSATGGLTAGTRTASPAGL; translated from the coding sequence ATGCGACACAACAAAAAAGGTTTCACACTTATCGAATTATTGGTGGTTGTAGCTATTATTGGTCTATTAGCCGCGATGGCGGTTATCGCCCTAAGCAATGCTCGAGCTAAAGCGCGCGACGCTCGACGTGTTTCGGATGTTAGACAAGTCCAAACTGCCTTAGAAATGTATTTTTTGGACAATAATGCCTACCCCAACATTACTGGTGGTACTAATACAGGAACCATTGAAGGCAAATGCCTAAGTAGCATTTCTGGTTGGTCTGCCGCGCCTTGCACGGGCACTACTTATATGGCCGTTGCTCCGTCAAACCCTACTCCGGTTAACGATGGCAGCTGTCCCTCAACCGGCGTTGGTGCTGTTTATACTTATAGTTATGACAATAGCGGAGCCAGTTACACTATTAAGTATTGTCTCGGTTCGGCAACCGGCGGTTTAACCGCTGGTACTCGTACAGCGAGTCCAGCTGGCCTGTAA
- a CDS encoding glycosyltransferase family 39 protein, producing the protein MIIIASTILGILAPIIFGLVLITLIARQTKFFLSEIFALSFALGVFFITMLIFIFSWLGLLLTLSVNILLALLFLSIVFIILRRVAVDSHINHKPNEQKIKLLTKILTIILFIIIAATIIFVFFSAWWRPIIQYDALATWSLKAKIFFSQNKIILNQDHPYFLGIHLLGYPLQLPLWQDWQSVLVGSWFEPAIKLTLPIYYLSLLIILYSALRRTASRFRAMIFTFFLATMPFVVYHARHDYADLILSFYVLATAIYFWRGWREENRGYFILGAILAASAAWTKNEGLALSIIILVSSLIYSLVKKKFRVKHLISAGLLIALVLPWLIFKFSHHLSWANNENSFKLIHSFGALSILFNRLIVISNWNIWWLIFILLIIFNWRSLWHRENSFLFFSVLGCLIFYLALYVFTDSNNYYLLVGVIDQRNLLTIAPLTIFYGALLFFGDYVKIES; encoded by the coding sequence ATGATAATAATAGCTTCAACTATTTTAGGGATTTTAGCGCCGATAATTTTTGGTTTGGTTTTAATAACTTTAATCGCTCGCCAAACAAAATTTTTCTTAAGCGAAATTTTTGCTTTAAGTTTTGCCTTGGGCGTGTTTTTTATAACTATGTTAATTTTTATTTTTTCTTGGCTGGGTCTATTGCTAACCTTGTCGGTAAATATTTTATTGGCACTATTATTCTTAAGTATTGTTTTTATAATTTTACGCCGAGTTGCTGTTGATTCTCACATTAACCATAAGCCAAATGAACAAAAAATTAAGTTGTTAACCAAGATTTTAACAATAATTTTATTTATTATTATCGCCGCAACAATAATTTTTGTTTTTTTCTCAGCCTGGTGGCGGCCGATTATTCAGTATGACGCTTTGGCCACCTGGTCATTAAAAGCAAAAATATTTTTTAGCCAAAATAAAATTATTCTTAACCAAGACCATCCATATTTCTTGGGTATCCATTTATTAGGCTATCCTTTACAACTGCCATTGTGGCAGGATTGGCAATCTGTTTTGGTCGGGAGCTGGTTTGAGCCGGCCATAAAACTTACTTTGCCCATTTATTATTTATCATTATTAATTATTCTTTATAGCGCTTTGCGCCGCACCGCTTCGCGTTTTCGCGCCATGATTTTTACTTTCTTTTTGGCGACTATGCCGTTTGTGGTTTATCATGCCAGGCATGATTATGCAGATTTAATTTTATCTTTTTATGTTTTAGCCACTGCGATTTATTTTTGGCGTGGCTGGCGGGAGGAAAACAGGGGATATTTTATTTTAGGCGCAATTCTAGCTGCCAGTGCGGCTTGGACCAAAAATGAAGGATTGGCCCTATCGATTATTATTTTAGTCTCTTCCTTGATTTATTCATTAGTAAAGAAAAAATTCAGAGTAAAACATTTAATTAGCGCTGGTTTACTTATTGCTCTGGTTTTGCCGTGGTTAATTTTTAAATTTAGCCATCATTTAAGCTGGGCAAACAACGAAAATTCGTTCAAATTAATTCATAGCTTCGGCGCTTTAAGCATTTTATTTAATCGGCTTATTGTCATTTCAAATTGGAACATTTGGTGGTTGATATTTATTTTGCTAATTATTTTTAATTGGCGATCTCTTTGGCATAGAGAAAATTCATTTTTATTTTTTTCCGTTTTGGGCTGCTTGATTTTCTATTTAGCTCTTTATGTTTTTACCGATTCAAATAATTATTATTTATTGGTTGGCGTTATTGACCAAAGAAATCTTTTAACGATTGCGCCTTTGACTATTTTTTACGGAGCCCTTCTTTTTTTCGGGGATTATGTTAAAATAGAATCATGA
- a CDS encoding glycosyltransferase family 2 protein — protein sequence MKLSIIIVNYNSWKFLDQCLNSLIKFISRIETEVIIVDNNSQESALFGYQEKYPFINLILLKQNLGFAAANNMAAKQAKGDVLFFLNPDTIFIEDIFEKISECFKNNKEVGVISPQLILDNGQLQPYSFGRDKMIDKIYRGNQTQLIKKNNYLFTDWVSGAALAIRRKIFEQINGFDENFFMYFEDRDLCRRVKNLGYKIIVLITTKIIHLGGQSLTSDKKRKTLYYQSQNYYWQKHYGAIRSNLLKVIRFIYLLCS from the coding sequence ATGAAATTATCTATTATCATCGTCAATTATAATAGCTGGAAATTTTTGGATCAATGCCTTAATTCGTTGATCAAATTCATTAGCCGGATTGAAACAGAGGTTATTATTGTTGACAACAATTCTCAAGAATCCGCCCTTTTTGGTTATCAAGAAAAGTATCCTTTTATTAATTTAATATTATTAAAACAAAATCTTGGTTTTGCCGCCGCCAATAATATGGCAGCCAAGCAGGCCAAAGGAGATGTTTTGTTTTTTTTAAATCCAGACACGATTTTTATTGAAGACATATTTGAAAAAATCAGCGAATGCTTTAAAAATAACAAAGAGGTAGGAGTTATATCGCCGCAATTGATTTTGGACAACGGTCAACTTCAGCCCTATTCGTTTGGCCGAGACAAAATGATCGATAAAATATATCGAGGCAATCAAACGCAATTAATCAAGAAAAATAATTATTTATTCACTGATTGGGTTAGTGGCGCGGCCCTGGCAATCCGCCGAAAAATTTTTGAACAAATCAACGGTTTTGATGAGAATTTTTTCATGTACTTTGAGGATCGCGATTTGTGCCGCCGAGTTAAAAATTTGGGCTATAAAATTATTGTTTTGATTACTACAAAAATAATTCACCTGGGTGGCCAAAGCCTGACTAGCGATAAAAAACGCAAAACCCTTTATTACCAGTCGCAAAACTATTATTGGCAAAAACATTACGGAGCCATAAGGTCAAATTTACTTAAAGTAATACGCTTTATTTATCTTTTATGTTCTTAG
- a CDS encoding radical SAM protein, whose product MKLILVDVIDNQDKIQTKYDSLGLGYLISFLPKDVRKEIEVEVVNSQVEEKIVSFGPDMVGLSCVSQNFNRAKQIARFCKDKNIAVIIGKSHITAIPSSLDSNMDVGIIGEGEQTFGEIIKLFIDKKFTKENLRMIKGVVFHDEGKLVQTESRPLIENLDLIPFPDRNLFNIKKGDNVYMFTSRGCPYKCRFCFSSRFWDKTRFNSAEYVIKEIGYLVDRYNSPRITFCDDLFIADKKRLKKIVELIKKQKFYKKIKFTVSVRANLVNNESARLLKEMGVDIVSMGLESGNERIFKFLKGDLVTVKDNMDAINYLKKYNLQVSASFIIGSPDETREEIMDTLNFIKKSKLDSFDVYALLPLPGTPIWEYALGRRLVSNDMDWNKLSIDFSNNYKNYLILSEKLDREELKCLYDLFLKERKKRRFYLLVKYFFRRPKETINFIKNKIRKNFIH is encoded by the coding sequence ATGAAACTTATTTTAGTGGACGTCATCGACAATCAGGATAAAATTCAAACTAAATATGATTCTTTGGGGCTTGGTTATCTAATTTCTTTTTTACCCAAAGATGTCAGAAAAGAGATCGAAGTTGAGGTTGTTAACAGCCAAGTCGAAGAGAAGATTGTTTCTTTTGGTCCGGATATGGTGGGCCTTTCTTGCGTTTCGCAAAATTTCAACAGGGCGAAGCAGATAGCTAGGTTTTGTAAAGATAAAAATATAGCCGTAATTATTGGGAAAAGCCACATTACCGCCATTCCCTCAAGCCTGGACAGTAATATGGACGTGGGAATTATCGGCGAAGGAGAGCAAACCTTTGGCGAGATTATAAAGCTATTTATTGATAAAAAATTTACTAAGGAAAATCTTAGGATGATTAAAGGGGTGGTGTTCCATGATGAGGGCAAACTTGTTCAAACAGAGAGTCGTCCTCTTATAGAAAATTTAGACTTAATTCCCTTTCCCGACAGAAATCTTTTTAACATCAAAAAGGGAGACAATGTTTATATGTTTACTTCAAGGGGATGTCCCTATAAGTGTAGGTTTTGTTTTTCTTCGAGATTTTGGGATAAGACCAGGTTTAATTCGGCAGAATATGTGATCAAGGAGATAGGGTATCTTGTCGATCGTTATAATTCTCCCAGAATAACGTTTTGCGATGATCTTTTTATCGCCGACAAAAAAAGATTAAAAAAGATAGTTGAATTAATAAAAAAACAGAAATTTTATAAAAAGATAAAATTTACCGTTTCAGTGCGTGCCAATCTGGTTAATAATGAGTCTGCCAGATTGCTTAAAGAGATGGGGGTTGACATAGTCTCTATGGGGCTTGAGTCTGGGAACGAGAGAATATTTAAATTTCTTAAGGGCGATTTGGTAACAGTCAAAGACAATATGGATGCTATTAATTATTTGAAAAAATATAATTTGCAGGTTAGTGCTTCGTTTATTATAGGTTCGCCGGACGAGACGAGAGAAGAAATCATGGATACTTTAAATTTTATTAAGAAGAGTAAACTAGATTCTTTTGATGTTTATGCTCTTCTGCCTTTGCCAGGTACGCCTATTTGGGAATATGCCTTAGGGAGGCGATTGGTTTCTAATGATATGGATTGGAATAAATTAAGTATTGATTTTTCAAATAATTATAAAAATTATCTAATTTTGTCAGAAAAATTAGACCGAGAAGAATTAAAATGTTTATACGATCTATTTTTGAAGGAACGCAAAAAAAGGCGCTTTTATCTCTTAGTAAAATATTTTTTTAGACGGCCGAAAGAGACAATAAATTTTATAAAAAATAAAATTAGAAAAAATTTTATACATTGA
- a CDS encoding prepilin-type N-terminal cleavage/methylation domain-containing protein, with protein MSLKNKLHRRGFSLLELIVSVGLISIIIVVATGIYIYAIGSQQKSSVNADLQQDGQNLLSKITKDIRDKRINYSYYTAGVDTPEDALALINDNDSSSANYIYTVYYFNAFSKRAERCESVGNATYCDSVSVNFEPVTMLDIQVEKLNFYIDPTTNPYTAGATTFTVPRVTTVLELSSQKERFGQKYVRLQQTISQRYEEKR; from the coding sequence ATGAGTCTTAAAAATAAATTACATCGCCGAGGATTCAGTTTATTAGAATTAATAGTTTCTGTCGGCTTAATTTCGATTATTATCGTTGTGGCGACTGGAATTTATATTTATGCCATCGGCAGTCAACAAAAATCTTCGGTCAACGCCGATCTTCAGCAGGATGGCCAAAATTTATTAAGCAAAATTACCAAAGATATTCGCGATAAACGCATAAATTACAGTTATTATACCGCGGGAGTTGATACGCCAGAAGACGCCTTGGCCTTAATAAATGACAACGATAGCAGTTCGGCTAATTATATTTATACGGTTTATTATTTTAATGCATTCAGTAAACGCGCTGAGCGCTGTGAATCCGTCGGTAACGCAACTTACTGTGATAGTGTTTCCGTTAACTTTGAACCAGTAACTATGCTTGATATTCAGGTTGAAAAATTAAATTTTTACATTGACCCCACTACAAATCCGTATACGGCCGGAGCGACCACCTTTACGGTACCGCGCGTAACAACGGTTTTGGAACTAAGTTCGCAAAAGGAGCGCTTTGGGCAAAAATACGTTCGACTGCAACAAACAATTAGTCAACGTTATGAAGAAAAAAGGTAA
- a CDS encoding type II secretion system protein — protein MAEGNNKKKSKAFSIIELVVVVFIIGVLSAMTIVNYRTGQRKDDLLTNSKEMLSVIKRSQSMALTGYKQTSNLTNYGYGIYVPSNNSTTYKLYIDQGAPNNYKWDASASDESIEDYTLSPGLIIENAGCKDLVFTRPEGQVYCDGAALTSGANIFYSIKSSGNQTYLYIRINSKGRIDVVTSQS, from the coding sequence ATGGCGGAAGGTAATAATAAAAAAAAATCAAAAGCATTTTCGATTATTGAATTAGTGGTGGTTGTTTTTATTATAGGCGTCTTAAGCGCCATGACTATTGTCAACTATCGCACGGGTCAAAGAAAAGACGATTTATTGACCAACAGCAAGGAGATGCTCAGCGTAATCAAGCGATCGCAAAGTATGGCCTTGACTGGTTATAAACAAACGAGCAATTTAACCAATTATGGCTATGGCATATATGTGCCATCTAATAATAGCACGACCTATAAGCTTTATATTGATCAAGGCGCGCCCAATAATTATAAATGGGACGCGAGCGCAAGTGATGAATCAATAGAGGATTATACTTTGTCTCCGGGCTTAATTATCGAGAATGCCGGCTGTAAAGACTTGGTTTTTACTCGGCCGGAAGGACAAGTTTATTGCGATGGAGCCGCTTTGACCAGTGGAGCAAACATTTTCTATAGCATTAAAAGTTCCGGCAATCAAACTTACCTATATATACGCATTAATTCCAAGGGCAGAATAGACGTTGTTACTTCGCAATCTTAG
- a CDS encoding methyltransferase domain-containing protein: protein MNPFKKISDYFNDFRYQFKLKKEILDSCKTVLDLGCGEQSPIKLFSDKLEYSLGIDNFVPYIERSKNSRIHSDYLISNVFDACRKIKDKSFDCVVALDLIEHLDKTDGLKLIKEAERIAKKRVIIFTPNGFLKQETFDGNTGQVHLSGYSVKEMRNMGYLVFGISGLKFLRREKGDIKFWPAVFWKKAASLTQLMAYYWPEIAFQILCIKNVEQTCSDGFFK, encoded by the coding sequence ATGAATCCTTTCAAAAAAATTAGCGATTATTTTAATGATTTCAGATACCAATTTAAATTAAAAAAAGAGATTTTAGATTCCTGCAAAACTGTTTTGGATTTAGGATGCGGAGAACAATCGCCCATTAAATTATTTTCTGACAAATTAGAATATAGCTTGGGCATTGATAATTTTGTCCCTTATATTGAGCGAAGTAAAAATTCAAGAATTCACTCAGACTATTTGATTTCTAATGTTTTTGACGCTTGTCGAAAAATCAAGGATAAATCTTTTGATTGTGTTGTGGCGCTAGATTTAATTGAGCATTTAGATAAGACCGATGGTCTGAAATTGATAAAAGAGGCGGAAAGAATAGCAAAAAAAAGAGTTATAATCTTTACTCCAAATGGATTTTTGAAGCAAGAAACATTTGATGGCAATACCGGGCAGGTTCATCTGTCGGGCTACAGTGTTAAAGAAATGAGAAATATGGGATATTTAGTTTTTGGCATAAGCGGGTTAAAGTTTTTAAGGAGAGAAAAGGGAGATATTAAATTTTGGCCAGCTGTTTTTTGGAAAAAAGCGGCTTCGTTGACGCAACTCATGGCATATTATTGGCCGGAAATAGCCTTTCAGATCTTGTGTATTAAAAACGTAGAACAAACTTGTTCGGACGGTTTTTTTAAGTAA